One window of Nostoc sp. C052 genomic DNA carries:
- a CDS encoding glutathione binding-like protein: protein MIELYYWTTPNGHKITIFLEEVGLPYTIIPVNIGAGDQFKPEFLKVSPNNRIPAIVDREPADGGAPISVFESGAILLYLAEKTGRLIPQDLRHRTQVLEWLFWQMAGLGPMAGQNHHFSAYAPEKIEYAINRYVNETGRLYAVLNKQLADREFVAGDYSIADIAAYPWIVPHERQSQNLEDFPHVKRWFETIKARPATIRAYEKAEALKTQAIDPDKSRDLLFNQSAKTIQL from the coding sequence ATGATTGAACTTTATTATTGGACAACCCCCAACGGTCATAAAATTACGATTTTCTTGGAAGAAGTCGGCTTACCTTATACCATAATTCCTGTGAATATTGGGGCTGGGGATCAATTTAAGCCAGAGTTTTTAAAAGTTTCTCCTAACAATCGCATTCCGGCGATCGTTGACCGCGAACCAGCAGATGGAGGTGCGCCAATTTCGGTATTTGAGTCGGGGGCAATCTTGCTATATTTGGCAGAAAAAACTGGGAGATTAATTCCCCAAGATTTACGTCATCGCACTCAAGTTTTAGAATGGTTGTTCTGGCAAATGGCAGGACTGGGGCCAATGGCGGGACAAAATCATCACTTTAGCGCCTATGCTCCCGAAAAGATTGAATATGCCATTAACCGCTACGTGAATGAGACAGGACGCTTATATGCAGTACTGAATAAGCAATTAGCAGATAGAGAATTTGTCGCTGGCGATTATTCCATCGCCGATATTGCCGCCTATCCCTGGATTGTGCCCCATGAACGCCAAAGTCAAAACCTAGAGGATTTTCCTCACGTCAAGCGCTGGTTTGAGACAATTAAAGCCCGTCCAGCAACAATTCGCGCCTATGAGAAAGCCGAAGCCTTGAAAACTCAAGCGATCGATCCAGATAAATCACGAGATTTGTTATTTAACCAGTCGGCGAAGACTATTCAGCTTTGA
- a CDS encoding TIGR03986 family CRISPR-associated RAMP protein, with translation MPKISKGRLSLQQTQQGKKLYVIFVTKKGGLSDPQEVPPGNLHPKLNAKPLEELDGLEVDLDIYQGQPRRVRPVGEDWNEELPPAASPATNPKTSKSAVSIQPLFEGQFHNPYNFVPALPRNEIPDNSELADSKPIGHDRYYHNHWTGCISVKLTTITPLLIPDASKSKEDSKDHKTYPIRSLDGKPYLPPTSIKGMLRSAYEAVTNSRFGVFEDHSDRLAYRMEAQNVKVVPARVENHNGKLVLRIMEQPYILGDAAKLPRYSRAGVPNLNYDDSNNIPQHSDPVWVRLNPQGEDKLKKAVITRIRYRPENSQSPGNGTWYKGWVYITGENIEDKKYERVFIESENNQIITLTEEMKTFWRELIKNYQETHKKDLKEREQQKRQPNEYIEGNPEKPAWSRHIYEPNAEELKQGTFCYLQLQNNQVKALLPVILSRRLFEVSPDKLLDNSLLHPAKDYHQLSPADRVFGWVNQQGQGAYKGQLRISSVVCLSNNPITELKGNNQVLAILGQPKPQQFRFYTAKNPQGEPLDNGFILKEQGYQVNYLSEESKVSLRGRKVYPHQGKWNDNTKTIGANNYQEYLRLQGEKDNQNRSIEAWVKPEVEFEFQIHVTNLSSIELGALLWLLKLPDEHCHRLGGAKPLGFGSVQLAILWEKTDLRQGKDWQEFYKSLLPITKPDAILAQRCIEEYKQVVEQAYNYSFAAIPFIESFLKSAKGFEDNKPIHYPRIQSKPDIKGENFKWFSMNESVKGLKLSLPPLINDSGLPYQPQNVQS, from the coding sequence ATGCCAAAGATTAGCAAGGGTAGACTTTCATTACAGCAAACCCAACAGGGAAAGAAATTATACGTTATCTTTGTTACTAAAAAAGGGGGATTGTCTGACCCCCAAGAAGTACCACCAGGTAATTTACACCCAAAATTAAATGCTAAACCTCTAGAGGAATTAGATGGACTGGAGGTGGATTTAGATATCTATCAAGGTCAACCTAGACGTGTTCGACCTGTAGGAGAAGATTGGAATGAAGAATTACCACCTGCTGCAAGTCCAGCTACTAATCCCAAAACATCAAAATCAGCTGTTTCTATACAACCACTATTTGAAGGTCAATTTCATAACCCCTATAATTTCGTCCCTGCTTTACCCCGTAACGAAATTCCTGATAATTCAGAACTAGCAGACAGTAAGCCTATCGGACACGATCGCTATTACCATAATCATTGGACTGGTTGCATCAGTGTCAAATTAACTACCATCACACCTTTGTTAATTCCTGATGCATCTAAATCCAAAGAAGACAGCAAAGATCATAAAACTTATCCTATTCGGAGTTTGGATGGTAAACCATATCTCCCGCCAACATCAATTAAAGGAATGCTCAGAAGTGCTTATGAAGCAGTGACAAATTCCCGATTTGGAGTGTTTGAAGATCATAGCGATCGCCTAGCATATCGCATGGAAGCTCAAAATGTTAAAGTTGTTCCCGCACGAGTTGAGAACCACAATGGAAAGTTGGTTCTCCGAATAATGGAACAGCCTTATATTTTAGGTGATGCTGCAAAATTACCTCGTTATTCTCGTGCAGGAGTTCCCAATCTCAACTACGATGACTCGAATAATATACCTCAACATAGCGATCCAGTGTGGGTCAGATTAAATCCTCAAGGTGAAGATAAGTTAAAAAAAGCAGTTATCACTCGTATACGCTATCGTCCTGAAAACTCACAATCTCCAGGAAATGGTACATGGTATAAAGGATGGGTTTATATTACAGGAGAGAATATTGAAGATAAAAAATACGAGCGAGTATTTATTGAAAGTGAAAATAACCAAATAATTACCCTTACGGAGGAAATGAAAACTTTCTGGCGAGAGCTGATTAAAAATTATCAAGAAACCCATAAAAAAGATTTAAAAGAACGCGAACAACAAAAGAGACAACCAAACGAATATATAGAGGGTAATCCTGAAAAACCTGCTTGGTCACGTCATATTTATGAGCCAAATGCAGAAGAGCTAAAACAAGGTACATTTTGTTATCTGCAACTGCAAAATAATCAGGTAAAAGCTCTTCTACCTGTGATACTTTCTCGTCGTTTATTTGAAGTTTCACCAGACAAATTATTAGATAATTCCCTTCTACATCCAGCAAAAGATTATCACCAACTTTCTCCCGCAGACCGCGTATTCGGATGGGTTAATCAGCAAGGACAAGGTGCATATAAAGGTCAACTGAGAATCAGTTCAGTGGTTTGTTTATCAAATAATCCCATCACAGAACTCAAAGGTAATAACCAAGTTTTAGCTATTTTAGGACAACCAAAACCGCAGCAATTTCGTTTTTATACCGCGAAAAATCCCCAAGGGGAACCTCTAGATAATGGTTTTATTCTTAAAGAACAAGGCTATCAGGTAAATTATCTTTCTGAGGAAAGCAAAGTTAGCCTGCGCGGAAGAAAAGTATATCCTCACCAAGGTAAATGGAATGATAATACTAAAACTATAGGAGCAAATAATTATCAAGAATATCTCCGTCTACAGGGAGAAAAAGATAATCAAAACCGTTCTATTGAAGCTTGGGTAAAACCTGAGGTAGAGTTTGAATTCCAGATTCATGTTACTAATTTATCTTCAATAGAATTAGGAGCATTGTTATGGTTATTAAAATTACCAGATGAACATTGCCATCGCTTAGGTGGTGCTAAACCTTTAGGTTTTGGCAGCGTGCAATTAGCAATATTATGGGAAAAAACTGACTTGCGCCAAGGAAAAGATTGGCAAGAATTTTACAAGTCTTTGCTACCAATTACTAAACCAGATGCAATTTTGGCGCAACGTTGTATAGAAGAATACAAACAAGTGGTAGAACAGGCTTACAACTATTCTTTTGCAGCAATTCCTTTTATCGAATCTTTTCTAAAATCTGCGAAAGGTTTTGAAGATAATAAACCAATTCATTATCCCAGAATCCAATCCAAACCAGATATTAAGGGAGAGAACTTTAAGTGGTTTTCAATGAATGAAAGTGTTAAAGGTTTGAAGTTATCTTTGCCTCCCCTAATAAATGATTCTGGTCTCCCATATCAACCCCAGAATGTTCAAAGCTGA
- the csx19 gene encoding CRISPR-associated protein Csx19, with protein MTSLYSWEFNQITLEAAIKQCANYLDNAVGLFYSPQFCCFGKLQADATVQNPIHIIALGKVFEARIFSESKQAELRWLNELNGNGKAVLISEQILDQESFINSTLNILENLDTIDQTYVLWGEGTKTKISEGWSLLATARIGKLYVPTANLNDKERVLLRTREYIHVVDDYGNVAVIEECLIGFKRVINLEQDKLNAKD; from the coding sequence GTGACAAGTTTATACTCATGGGAATTTAATCAAATTACTCTTGAAGCTGCCATTAAACAGTGTGCTAACTATTTAGATAATGCAGTGGGGTTATTTTATAGTCCTCAATTCTGCTGCTTTGGCAAACTCCAAGCGGATGCTACAGTCCAGAATCCTATACACATAATTGCTTTAGGTAAAGTATTTGAAGCACGAATTTTTAGCGAAAGTAAACAAGCTGAATTGCGCTGGTTAAATGAACTTAATGGGAATGGGAAAGCTGTTCTGATTAGCGAACAGATATTAGATCAAGAAAGCTTTATTAATTCAACTCTAAACATCCTAGAAAACTTAGATACTATTGACCAAACTTATGTTCTTTGGGGAGAAGGAACAAAAACCAAAATTAGTGAAGGTTGGAGTCTTTTAGCTACCGCTAGAATTGGCAAATTATATGTACCAACTGCTAATTTGAATGATAAAGAGCGAGTTTTACTAAGAACTAGAGAATATATACATGTTGTAGATGATTACGGCAATGTTGCAGTTATCGAAGAATGTTTAATCGGATTTAAACGAGTTATTAACTTAGAGCAGGATAAATTAAATGCCAAAGATTAG
- a CDS encoding RAMP superfamily CRISPR-associated protein — MARIIESRLRLSGKLLAETPIHVGGICNDSLVDLALAVDGQGRYYIPGTSLAGVLRAWMQEYDAKLTQDLWGFQDDDRGHASFILVEDSLVNQDAIAEIRDGVGINRSFGAAADKIKYDRAILAKGSLINLDLTVELQTGFFERALNALHLLIMALRDGEIKLGAAKTRGLGKVKLIDDYKFEQQYLLTPQGIIDSLRGKGKNLKNNNLNLKRYRPPQLNFVIKWKPVHALMVKTEGDGMVVNILPLTSAVNHEVALVLPGSSLKGALRSQAERIIRTLEIESINQSTDTEDAKQQFDKQIELPLITTIFGKSAISNNSQSKESIIAGLAALAVDDCYSQQKIPVTKWQQVEDAQNHETLYAALDAVNLKQTQQAYHVAIDRWTGGAAENFLYSNLEPFGVKWDEIHLKLSLKRIPKNEQLPTLALLLLVLRDLAAGRIPLGYGVNRGMGAIAIDSITIKAQGLEDIDKTAPLGFNNITLRVQDGNLNLQGLGKNRLQALNKEWNIWLECNTTGVRN, encoded by the coding sequence ATGGCACGAATTATTGAATCGCGTTTGAGATTATCAGGTAAGTTGTTAGCTGAAACGCCAATTCATGTAGGTGGTATATGTAATGATTCTTTGGTAGATTTAGCATTAGCAGTAGATGGACAAGGACGCTATTACATTCCTGGCACTAGTTTAGCAGGGGTATTACGTGCATGGATGCAAGAATATGATGCCAAATTAACTCAAGATTTATGGGGATTTCAAGATGACGATCGCGGTCATGCAAGTTTTATTTTAGTGGAAGATTCTTTAGTAAATCAAGATGCAATCGCAGAAATTCGAGATGGTGTAGGGATCAATCGTAGTTTTGGCGCAGCCGCAGATAAAATCAAATATGATAGAGCCATTCTTGCCAAAGGCAGCTTAATCAATTTAGATTTAACTGTAGAATTACAAACAGGATTTTTTGAGAGAGCTTTAAATGCTCTGCACTTGCTAATAATGGCTTTGCGAGACGGAGAAATTAAATTAGGTGCAGCAAAAACCCGTGGTTTAGGTAAAGTTAAACTTATAGATGATTACAAATTTGAGCAGCAATATCTGCTAACTCCTCAAGGAATTATAGATAGCCTACGCGGTAAAGGAAAAAATCTAAAAAACAATAATCTTAATCTTAAACGATATCGACCACCACAACTAAATTTTGTGATTAAATGGAAACCAGTCCATGCCTTGATGGTAAAAACTGAAGGAGATGGCATGGTAGTAAACATTTTACCTTTAACTAGTGCAGTGAATCACGAAGTTGCACTTGTGTTACCGGGGAGTTCTCTTAAAGGTGCTTTACGTAGTCAAGCTGAACGTATTATCCGTACTTTGGAAATTGAATCAATAAATCAAAGTACGGATACAGAAGATGCTAAACAACAATTTGATAAACAAATAGAACTACCTTTAATTACAACCATTTTTGGTAAATCAGCTATATCTAATAACAGTCAATCAAAAGAAAGTATTATAGCAGGATTAGCCGCCTTGGCTGTGGATGATTGTTATAGCCAACAAAAAATTCCTGTTACTAAATGGCAACAAGTAGAAGATGCCCAAAATCATGAAACACTATATGCAGCTTTAGATGCCGTAAATCTCAAACAAACTCAACAAGCATATCATGTAGCAATAGACCGCTGGACTGGTGGTGCGGCGGAAAATTTTCTTTACAGTAACTTAGAACCATTTGGAGTGAAATGGGATGAGATACATCTCAAATTGTCTCTGAAACGCATTCCCAAAAATGAACAATTACCAACACTGGCATTGCTGTTATTAGTGTTGCGAGATTTAGCTGCTGGGAGAATTCCTTTAGGCTATGGAGTTAATCGCGGTATGGGTGCGATCGCAATTGATTCTATCACCATCAAAGCCCAAGGTCTAGAAGATATAGATAAAACAGCCCCATTAGGATTCAACAACATAACACTGAGAGTACAAGATGGGAACCTGAATCTGCAAGGATTGGGCAAAAATCGGCTGCAAGCACTAAACAAAGAATGGAATATCTGGTTGGAATGCAACACAACAGGAGTCAGAAATTGA
- a CDS encoding RAMP superfamily CRISPR-associated protein, translating to MGRLTVKMLSDWHIGSGTGVPGSIDRTVRRDSQEFPFIPAKTLTGIWRDACERVVLGLDEGNGDGYWHRWVDYLFGDQPALTKAREIPPQQAALSVRPAHLSDTLRTALQNKPKLKQALTFIKPGISIDPQSGCAKPEYLRFEELVRVGTILEAEYSLPPDLKIDSDEYKTAQALLAAGAAMVERLGAKRRRGFGRCQMSLDLKLEDALQWLEKNQQKQLEPPKIKNGTGKSSDTVMGKQPTDAENWYQLELEIIPKLPLLLYKRTVGNVVETLDYIPGTNLLPIIHRHLEQLGINVGEAIANGRIIVTHATLVIDGTPAKPVPLALFTEKLNKQNVYNRLVTSQEGKSQLKGYRSGYVGENTNQLTIATVDLVVETHNTVDDGVQRPTSEVGGVYSYEAIASGTRMMAQLRLCLHEDLLKTFQDNWWVNLNGTYHIGRSSKDDYGLVSLEVKSEPTKILQQPKLNQNFLTVWLLSDVLLRNKRLRPTTNIDDFTQVLEQEIGVKLTLRKQSDLISHLVRSRRTESWQTNWQLPRPSLLGLQAGTCIIYQVDVNPDLDKLMKLEIKGIGERRVEGYGQLCFNHQLLSKSSFTLSTLNQNDLLTNFQPISISDTPVFEYAIAIEKAAWRETIYQAVIAKAADKSWRKQVLGIEIYIDNGEKISQPPMSQLSAFRSVLTRMQTPKDKNIALNWLDYLKNTENRKEKWSDSNLQLIKELLNQSHRVWELLDLPFDEITITEQMEANKLKSELWAETINLLVDACFRAHKRDCEPQM from the coding sequence ATGGGAAGACTAACTGTAAAAATGCTCAGTGATTGGCATATAGGTTCTGGTACAGGAGTACCGGGAAGTATTGACCGCACAGTTCGCCGGGATAGTCAGGAGTTTCCCTTTATTCCTGCTAAAACTCTGACAGGTATCTGGCGGGATGCTTGCGAAAGAGTTGTGTTGGGACTAGATGAGGGAAATGGAGATGGATATTGGCATAGGTGGGTAGACTACTTGTTTGGCGACCAACCTGCTCTTACTAAAGCAAGAGAAATACCACCCCAACAAGCTGCACTTTCAGTACGTCCAGCCCATCTGTCAGATACTTTGAGAACTGCGCTGCAAAATAAACCCAAACTGAAACAAGCTCTCACTTTTATTAAACCGGGAATCAGTATTGACCCCCAGTCTGGTTGTGCCAAGCCTGAATATTTGCGCTTTGAGGAATTAGTGCGAGTTGGCACTATTTTAGAAGCTGAATACAGCTTGCCTCCAGACCTGAAAATTGACTCCGACGAGTATAAAACAGCCCAAGCATTACTAGCAGCGGGTGCAGCGATGGTAGAACGTTTGGGGGCAAAACGGCGGCGGGGATTTGGTCGCTGTCAGATGAGTTTGGATTTGAAGTTAGAAGATGCCCTCCAGTGGTTGGAGAAGAACCAACAGAAACAGCTAGAACCTCCGAAAATTAAGAACGGAACGGGGAAATCTTCAGATACAGTGATGGGAAAACAACCAACAGATGCAGAAAACTGGTATCAACTAGAACTAGAAATCATTCCCAAATTGCCCCTCTTGCTCTACAAACGAACTGTCGGGAACGTTGTTGAAACTTTAGATTACATCCCAGGAACCAATCTTTTACCGATTATTCACCGACATCTAGAGCAGTTGGGAATCAATGTTGGGGAAGCGATCGCAAATGGCAGGATAATAGTAACTCATGCCACATTGGTAATTGATGGAACACCAGCCAAACCTGTTCCTCTAGCTTTATTTACAGAAAAGCTGAATAAGCAAAACGTCTACAACCGTTTAGTAACCTCCCAGGAAGGAAAATCTCAACTCAAGGGCTACCGTAGCGGTTATGTAGGAGAAAACACCAATCAACTTACCATTGCTACCGTAGATTTAGTTGTAGAAACTCACAACACCGTTGACGATGGGGTGCAAAGACCGACATCAGAAGTGGGTGGTGTGTATAGCTACGAAGCCATTGCATCGGGAACTCGCATGATGGCACAACTACGCCTATGCCTGCATGAAGATTTGCTGAAAACTTTTCAGGATAACTGGTGGGTTAATTTAAATGGTACATACCACATCGGACGTTCTAGTAAAGATGACTATGGTTTAGTGTCGCTAGAAGTCAAAAGTGAACCAACCAAGATTTTACAACAACCAAAACTCAACCAAAACTTTTTGACAGTCTGGTTACTTTCAGATGTGCTGCTACGAAATAAACGCTTACGCCCTACAACTAATATTGATGATTTTACACAAGTACTGGAACAAGAAATAGGAGTTAAACTGACACTGAGAAAACAATCAGATTTAATCTCTCATTTAGTCCGTTCCCGTCGTACTGAATCTTGGCAAACAAATTGGCAATTACCACGTCCTTCACTACTCGGTTTACAAGCTGGAACCTGCATAATTTATCAAGTTGACGTGAATCCAGACCTGGATAAACTTATGAAATTAGAAATCAAAGGTATTGGTGAACGTCGGGTAGAAGGTTATGGTCAACTATGCTTTAATCACCAACTATTGAGTAAATCTAGTTTCACATTGTCAACCTTAAATCAAAATGATTTACTAACTAATTTTCAACCCATTTCTATTAGTGATACTCCAGTTTTTGAATATGCCATTGCCATAGAAAAAGCTGCATGGCGGGAGACAATTTATCAGGCTGTGATTGCCAAAGCTGCTGATAAAAGCTGGCGTAAACAAGTTTTAGGTATAGAAATTTATATAGATAATGGCGAGAAAATAAGCCAGCCTCCGATGAGCCAACTGAGTGCTTTTCGTTCTGTACTTACACGAATGCAAACACCAAAAGATAAAAATATAGCTCTTAACTGGTTGGATTATCTCAAAAATACTGAGAACCGCAAAGAAAAATGGTCTGATTCAAATCTGCAATTAATTAAAGAATTACTGAATCAGTCTCATCGGGTTTGGGAATTATTGGATTTACCTTTTGACGAGATTACCATCACAGAACAAATGGAAGCAAATAAACTTAAAAGTGAACTTTGGGCAGAAACAATTAATTTACTAGTAGATGCTTGTTTCCGCGCTCATAAACGGGATTGTGAACCACAAATGTAG
- a CDS encoding class I SAM-dependent methyltransferase, whose amino-acid sequence MNEKTVKVIEENLLPKGDYVSSGFSTIQPDSYFPNITLGNKYDSFWLYLRRDITHNWYVDKRQQNVGFVSRDEAHIIYNTALKFQGKKALEIGCWMGWSACHLALGGVELDVIDPMLSQQLFNESVTESLKLAGVKESVNLIPGYSPQKVEEIANKFKRKWSLIFIDGNHEAPAPLNDAIICEQFAEADALILFHDLASPDVGQGLDYFKDKGWNTMVYQTMQIMGVAWRGNVEPVIHQPDPKINWRLPPHLQGYCVSGSVETAAEDKFAEILRAVRPYTLLSEGKLFALYSQAKQVYCYLFWLPKMLLQAIARMKPIKGD is encoded by the coding sequence ATGAATGAAAAAACAGTAAAAGTGATTGAAGAAAACTTATTGCCAAAAGGAGATTATGTTTCGTCAGGATTTTCCACTATCCAGCCAGATTCATATTTTCCCAATATAACTTTAGGCAATAAATATGATTCTTTTTGGCTTTATTTGCGGCGGGATATTACTCATAACTGGTATGTCGATAAGCGACAGCAGAATGTAGGATTTGTCAGCAGAGACGAGGCTCATATTATATATAATACAGCCTTAAAATTTCAGGGGAAAAAAGCTTTAGAAATAGGTTGCTGGATGGGTTGGTCAGCTTGTCATTTGGCTCTAGGCGGAGTAGAGCTAGATGTAATCGATCCGATGCTATCCCAACAATTATTTAATGAAAGTGTCACAGAGTCACTAAAGTTAGCAGGTGTGAAAGAATCTGTGAATCTAATCCCAGGATATAGCCCTCAAAAAGTAGAAGAGATCGCAAATAAATTTAAACGGAAATGGTCATTGATATTTATAGATGGTAATCACGAAGCACCGGCTCCGCTCAATGATGCAATTATTTGCGAACAATTTGCAGAAGCAGATGCTTTAATTTTATTTCATGATTTGGCTTCTCCCGACGTAGGCCAAGGCTTGGACTACTTCAAAGATAAAGGATGGAATACAATGGTCTATCAAACTATGCAAATTATGGGAGTTGCATGGCGGGGAAATGTTGAGCCTGTAATACATCAGCCAGATCCTAAAATTAACTGGCGCTTACCTCCACATTTACAAGGTTATTGTGTAAGTGGTTCAGTTGAAACTGCGGCGGAGGATAAATTTGCAGAAATTCTCAGAGCAGTTCGACCATATACTTTATTGAGTGAAGGAAAGTTATTTGCGCTTTATAGTCAGGCAAAACAAGTATATTGTTATCTTTTTTGGCTGCCAAAAATGTTACTACAAGCGATCGCTAGAATGAAACCTATCAAGGGCGACTAG